One genomic window of Quercus robur chromosome 6, dhQueRobu3.1, whole genome shotgun sequence includes the following:
- the LOC126688559 gene encoding uncharacterized protein LOC126688559, with protein MPKGGGTMLQDVIDSPDQLPLDEISSPISAQIFDICDPELFPDTLPNSEVTSSSNCCYEENSYATNIPLPQDIDTKYNGYQDNNGNPNTTSNPAPATTSTSTTTTATNTNTTTNNSSNLSIIFDSQEEIDNDISASIDFTPSPSFSVPSFLANQQDQFDFSSVQPQIPLSESIVEGLSQYPAEPVAPLMGAPLSSVFEEDCMSSVPSYVPLNPPSSSCSFLGPSLGTYMSAGALNAAALSADNSGIFVGSILMGSELQPQELDYQGETGGLYCPDSMQRVFNTGDLQALSTESQQLMGKAGSSAPLASEISSLEDTTFKVGKLSVEQRKEKIHRYMKKRNERNFSKKIKYACRKTLADSRPRVRGRFAKNDDFGEAHRPACSNHEEDDDGEVVVKEEEDMVDSSDIFAHISGVNSFKCNYPIQSWI; from the exons GATGAAATTTCAAGCCCAATCAGCGCTCAAATTTTCGACATTTGTGACCCAGAACTCTTCCCTGATACCTTACCGAATTCTGAGGTCACTTCTAGCTCAAACTGTTGCTATGAAGAGAATTCCTATGCAACAAATATTCCGTTACCTCAAGATATAGACACTAAGTACAATGGTTACCAAGATAACAATGGCAATCCTAATACAACCTCCAACCCTGCCCCCGCAACCACCAGCACCAGCACTACCACCACTGCCACCAACACtaacaccaccaccaacaatagTAGCAATCTGTCAATAATATTTGATTCCCAGGAAGAAATTGATAATGACATCTCTGCTTCCATAGACTTCACTCCTTCCCCTTCTTTTTCTGTCCCATCATTTCTTGCCAACCAACAAGACCAATTTGATTTCTCTTCAGTGCAGCCTCAAATTCCTTTATCAGAGTCTATTGTTGAGGGCCTCTCACAGTACCCTGCGGAGCCAGTTGCACCTCTTATGGGGGCTCCCTTATCATCTGTTTTTGAAGAGGATTGTATGTCTTCTGTGCCCTCTTATGTGCCTTtgaatcctccatcttcttcttgcTCTTTTCTCGGCCCTTCCTTGGGTACATACATGTCTGCTGGGGCCTTGAATGCTGCTGCATTATCTGCCGACAATTCTGGGATTTTTGTTGGAAGCATTCTTATGGGTTCTGAACTGCAACCTCAAGAATTGGATTATCAGGGAGAAACTGGAGGACTTTACTGTCCAGATTCTATGCAAAGGGTATTCAACACTGGAGACCTTCAG GCACTTAGTACAGAGAGTCAGCAACTGATGGGCAAGGCTGGGAGTTCTGCTCCATTAGCATCAGAAATTTCAAGTTTGGAAGACACAACTTTCAAAGTAGGAAAACTCTCTGTGGAACAAAGGAAAGAGAAGATCCATAGGTATATGAAGAAGAGGAATGAGAGGAACTTCAGCAAGAAAATAAAG TATGCCTGCCGCAAAACACTAGCAGACAGCAGACCTCGAGTCAGAGGAAGATTTGCAAAGAATGATGACTTTGGAGAGGCACATAGGCCTGCTTGTAGCAATCATGAAGAGGATGATGATGGTGAA GTAGTtgtgaaagaagaagaggatatGGTGGATTCATCAGATATCTTTGCTCATATTAGTGGAGTGAACTCCTTTAAATGCAACTATCCAATTCAATCCTGGATATGA
- the LOC126688560 gene encoding uncharacterized protein LOC126688560, with product MENRFVNARKDGQQEDSLHKLSKTRELSGEESLDFSESKSKKLVRRVNSPRAIILNFKQSQIRKSCNENSLLRSTHGLDSRIPKHLVSIDEKYLRRCLGLIHISASKAARCSTSMNLSSLKMSILSDSLNPAKIENRYSCDSARFIFECPLESGTGGVAVSPAGRWIVGTIMGSKSMMNVLKSPLFHQFGALDGNANFTRSNLNDIKGSICYDIVDSPSGLSISSPQKTNKEPPSLGSQTDGSDRAHKRRVSMSSTNSTCSDQSSSSSASASVSQGMLQCTWKGGLPHFVFSADDQREIYLANVWKVESTDDKAVDYMYSFHSKKGGQKDLSICDNESQLVGKMKVSASFTLCPDNSKIMETEFVLYGANENCDIETNTSKHSLRKNKGLSKKVAEAFKLSHLSKQRNVSKFGGSSAILENCSWDPSLDTRRNLDALGRAKKLENHLLPNFELAAIVVKDHLRDKRQEEVGGWGLKFLKKSGPRQAVASSEASVHCESSGRNTGDCSTSVDILIPEGLHGGPITKNGGPSTLTERWRSGGHCDCGGWDIGCPLTILKTRSTKDEILPEVEIEECKPFDIFKQGSQHTAPTLRMETVRDGLYFIHFQPPLSALQSFSIAVAIIHIRSPTLRPKKLQELK from the exons ATGGAAAATAGATTTGTCAATGCTCGTAAAGATGGCCAGCAAGAAGATTCATTGCATAAGTTGAGCAAGACCAGAGAATTGAGTGGAGAAGAAAGTCTGGATTTTTCTGAGTCAAAATCAAAAAAGTTGGTGAGAAGAGTAAATTCGCCACGtgcaataattttaaattttaagcaaTCTCAAATTCGCAAAAGTTGCAATGAGAATTCTTTACTTCGAAGTACTCATGGATTGGACAGTAGGATTCCGAAGCATTTGGTAAGTATAGATGAAAAATATCTTCGTCGTTGCCTGGGATTGATTCATATCAGTGCATCAAAAGCAGCACGATGCAGTACATCTATGAATTTGAGCTCTCTGAAGATGAGCATTTTGTCTGACAGCTTAAATccagctaaaattgaaaatagatATTCATGTGATTCGGCTAGGTTCATTTTTGAATGTCCGTTGGAATCTGGGACTGGGGGTGTAGCTGTAAGCCCTGCAGGACGATGGATTGTAGGTACAATTATGGGGAGCAAGAGTATGATGAACGTATTGAAGAGCCCGTTGTTTCATCAATTTGGTGCCTTAGATGGCAATGCCAACTTCACAAGATCGAATTTGAATGATATTAAAGGTTCGATATGCTATGATATTGTGGACTCTCCCAGTGGGTTAAGTATATCTTCACCACAGAAGACAAATAAGGAACCTCCATCTTTGGGAAGCCAGACAGATGGATCTGATAGGGCACATAAAAGGCGCGTTTCAATGTCTAGCACAAACTCTACATGTTCTGAtcagtcttcttcttcttctgcttctgcCAGTGTTTCTCAGGGGATGCTCCAATGTACATGGAAGGGGGGGCTTCCTCATTTTGTATTCTCTGCAGATGATCAGAGGGAGATCTACCTAGCCAATGTGTGGAAGGTTGAGTCAACAGATGATAAGGCTGTAGACTATATGTACTCATTCCATTCAAAAAAGGGTGGCCAGAAGGACCTATCAATTTGTGATAATGAGTCACAACTTGTTGGTAAGATGAAGGTTTCTGCATCTTTCACCCTCTGCCCGGACAATTCCAAAATCATGGAGACTGAGTTTGTTTTGTATGGTGCTAATGAAAATTGTGACATAGAGACAAACACTTCAAAGCATAGTCTGAGGAAGAACAAGGGCTTGTCAAAGAAGGTGGCGGAAGCTTTCAAATTGAGTCATTTGTCTAAACAGAGAAATGTCTCCAAGTTTGGGGGATCTAGTGCCATACTGGAAAACTGTTCCTGGGACCCATCCTTAGATACAAGACGCAACCTTGATGCATTAGGTAGGGCCAAAAAGTTGGAAAATCATCTTCTGCCAAATTTTGAATTGGCTGCCATTGTTGTGAAAGACCACCTCCGTGACAAACGTCAGGAAGAAGTTGGGGGTTGGGGCTTGAAATTTCTCAAGAAATCAGGGCCTAGGCAAGCAGTTGCTTCTTCAGAAGCATCGGTACATTGTGAAAGTTCTGGTCGAAATACTGGTGATTGCTCTACAAGTGTGGACATTCTAATCCCAGAGGGTCTTCATGGTGGGCCAATAACAAAAAATGGTGGCCCTTCCACTCTCACTGAAAGATGGAGATCTGGTGGACACTGTGACTGTGGTGGTTGGGATATTGGGTGTCCTCTCACGATACTTAAAACTAGATCAACCAAAGATGAGATTTTGCCTGAAGTGGAGATAGAGGAGTGTAAGccatttgatatttttaaacaG GGTTCACAGCACACAGCTCCCACATTGAGGATGGAAACTGTTCGTGAtggtttatattttattcattttcaaccTCCTCTATCAGCTTTGCAGTCTTTCTCGATCGCGGTGGCAATTATCCACATTCGGAGTCCCACACTCCGGCCCAAAAAATTGCAAGAGTTGAAGTAG